A genomic region of Herbaspirillum sp. DW155 contains the following coding sequences:
- the proC gene encoding pyrroline-5-carboxylate reductase, whose translation MKIAFIGGGNMAAALIGGLAGKVAAAEDIHVVDLNADALQSLKDKFGVCTAQAIDGTIASVDVVVLAVKPQQMREVVASMKPFIGAQLIVSIAAGIRMADLSRWLDGHQAIVRAMPNTPALIGKGISGVVPHAQVSTLQRAQADSILKAVGETVWLDSEDKLDAVTAVSGSGPAYVFYFLEAMEQAAVQLGLSAQDGLQLAKATFAGATELARRSDESVATLRERVTSKGGTTYAALTSLEQAGVKGAIVDALQAAARRSKELGDEFGKA comes from the coding sequence GTGAAGATAGCGTTTATCGGCGGCGGCAACATGGCAGCGGCATTGATCGGCGGACTGGCCGGCAAGGTCGCGGCGGCAGAAGACATCCACGTGGTCGATCTCAATGCCGATGCGCTGCAATCGCTCAAGGACAAGTTCGGCGTCTGCACCGCGCAGGCCATCGATGGCACCATCGCCAGCGTGGACGTGGTGGTGCTGGCCGTGAAGCCGCAGCAGATGCGCGAGGTGGTGGCCAGCATGAAGCCCTTCATCGGCGCGCAGCTGATCGTCTCGATTGCTGCCGGCATCCGCATGGCGGACCTGTCGCGCTGGCTGGATGGCCACCAGGCCATCGTGCGCGCCATGCCCAATACCCCGGCCCTGATCGGCAAGGGCATTTCGGGCGTGGTGCCGCATGCGCAGGTGTCGACCCTGCAGCGCGCACAGGCCGATTCCATCCTCAAGGCCGTGGGCGAGACCGTCTGGCTCGATAGCGAAGACAAGCTCGATGCGGTCACTGCCGTCTCCGGCAGCGGCCCGGCCTACGTGTTCTATTTCCTCGAAGCGATGGAACAGGCGGCCGTGCAGCTGGGCCTGTCGGCGCAAGACGGCCTGCAACTGGCCAAGGCCACCTTTGCCGGCGCCACCGAACTGGCGCGCCGCTCCGATGAATCGGTGGCGACTCTGCGCGAGCGCGTCACCTCCAAGGGCGGCACCACCTATGCCGCGCTGACCAGCCTGGAGCAGGCAGGCGTGAAAGGCGCCATCGTCGATGCCCTGCAAGCCGCCGCCCGCCGCAGCAAGGAGCTGGGCGACGAATTCGGCAAGGCCTGA
- a CDS encoding YggS family pyridoxal phosphate-dependent enzyme, with amino-acid sequence MSSIAQHLQHVQQQIAQAAAQAGRAASSVQLLAVSKTFGPQAVAEAVAAGQRAFGENYLQEALDKIAALPALVPDTPLEWHFIGPIQSNKTRPIAGHFDWVHSVDRLKIAQRLSEQRPEELAPLNICLQVNISAEESKSGLTPAELPEVAVQVAQLPRLRLRGLMAIPAPSDDMKQQRAAFAAVRGLYEQLRASGLALDTLSMGMSADLAAAVAEGATIVRIGSAIFGARHYG; translated from the coding sequence ATGTCGTCAATCGCTCAACACTTGCAACACGTGCAACAACAGATCGCCCAAGCGGCCGCCCAGGCCGGGCGGGCAGCGTCCTCGGTGCAATTGCTGGCCGTCTCCAAGACCTTCGGGCCGCAGGCGGTAGCCGAAGCGGTGGCGGCCGGGCAGCGCGCCTTCGGTGAAAATTATTTACAGGAAGCCCTCGACAAGATCGCGGCCCTGCCGGCGCTGGTGCCGGACACTCCGCTGGAATGGCATTTCATCGGCCCCATCCAGAGCAACAAGACCCGGCCCATCGCCGGCCACTTCGACTGGGTGCATTCGGTGGATCGTCTCAAGATCGCGCAGCGCCTGTCCGAACAGCGGCCCGAGGAACTGGCGCCGCTCAACATTTGTCTGCAGGTCAACATCAGTGCCGAAGAAAGCAAGAGCGGCCTGACCCCCGCGGAATTGCCCGAGGTCGCCGTCCAGGTGGCGCAACTGCCCCGGCTGCGTCTGCGCGGCCTGATGGCCATTCCCGCGCCCAGCGACGATATGAAGCAACAGCGCGCCGCGTTTGCTGCCGTGCGTGGCCTGTATGAACAATTGCGCGCCAGCGGACTGGCGCTCGATACTCTGTCCATGGGCATGTCGGCCGATCTGGCCGCTGCCGTGGCCGAAGGAGCCACCATCGTGCGCATCGGCAGCGCCATTTTCGGGGCGCGGCATTACGGGTGA